A segment of the Amia ocellicauda isolate fAmiCal2 chromosome 5, fAmiCal2.hap1, whole genome shotgun sequence genome:
AAATATGTACTTTCAGTTCcactttcaaaaatattttaattattataaactATTTCATAACATTTTCCAGTAGCATATAATTCCGActgttttctttatatattttgtattcaatttttCCATCCTTGTAAATCAAGGATGTTGTGATGTTGTGATCAATGTTGTGATTTAAGGGTGCTGGTGGACAGCTCAATTGGAAAGTTCAGGTTGTCAGGAGCACTTTAACCTCTAATGATCATTGAGACACACGATTAAACAAACCGCGAGTTACTGAGCCCTACCAGTGGAAGTGGCTTGTCCAGGAGCAACGAGGGGAGTGACTGCCTCCTTCCACAGATGTGCGGGCCGATCTCTGCGGCTCCTCTGGCTCCGCCTCTTCAGCAGATCCTCGTACTCCGCCCAGCTCCTGCAGCGCCGCACCTCCTGGTCTGCGTTTACGCTCCTCCTGTATTGCCTCTTCCTCTCACGCTCCTGCTCCCGCCGGGAGAGACGCTCCTCCTTCAGGTTGACTTTTCGCAGCCAGGGGGTGATGTCACAGGCCCTGACCAAAATGCCCGGAGGGAGCAGGTTCGTGTGTGGGGCGGCCAGGCTGGTGAGCGGCCTGGAAGAGCCCAGATCTGGGAAGGCGATTTGATCAAAGTCCCACTTTGGCCCGGGCTGCTGGGAAGAGTGGCGCCGATTCCTTGCTGTGCCCTGTAGGGGGCGCCCTGGCCACCAGCTTCTCCCCAAGGCACTGGGGCTTGGCTCCTCCCCGATTGGCATTTCTGCAGTATGCTCTCCAGACATACCGCCCTCCTGCTGTCCTGGCTGGACAATACTTTTCAACTCCTCATTTGGCCTGCTTTCGTTTACACCCTGGCCTCCTTTCCACGCTTCTTCCTGCAATCCTGgccccacttcctgttcttctTTCAGCCTGCCAAAGCCCCCATATTAAACCCCATCTGTTAATGCATAGGCCATCACAACCTGCTccaatgtttttcttaaaaaaaaaaaagactagctAATTTACTTCACTTATTCGagaatgcatttcatttcatgAATCCATTTCTTCCTTATGCACTATTAATTGATTCTACAATAgcagtgtgtttttaattcCTGTGGGTGGGGCTGTCTATTCTAAAGTGAATCATCTGcctgtaatttaattttaaaagtacaACATATTATTCAATAGTACAACATTGGCTGGTGTCACAGTCTCAGATTAGCACTGGACTTGAACTTtccaaatgttattttaggtagggtAGTGCTAATTGAAGTCTATTAAACCGATTGTAAAAGTCTAGCAAACAATCCAGTTAAGCATATACAGCCTTGAGATCATATCATATAATGAATATTCATTCTTTGAAAATCAGGCAATGTCATTTAATATTGCGGTGGTGGTTGATTTAACCAGTTGtcaccagtttttttttcttgctgtgtctgtcagattgGTGTTGTACTCACCAGAAGCTGGGgctagggttaggattagggctGGGGCTGCGTTTCCTCTTGAGCTGATGTCGGCCAGGCTTGTCTCGCTGTGGCTGCAAGTTCAGCTGTCTCTCGTACAGCGAGGGGACACAACTATAAAGCAGGGCACTCTGTTAAAATTGAGGGGGCAACAGCTTGGAAAGCAAACTGGTGGGCTttgagaaaataacattttcagaaacaaaTTGGACGCAAATAGGAGATCCAAATAAAATCAGATCAGCAGTTTGATTTAGTTATGTCAGGTTAAATACAATCATGACGATAATTTAGAATCTATAATTATGTTTAGTTCAAACTTCCGAATCGTGAAATGAACTAGGCTTATGCTGGTATACTCTTTGAATGAAAGCTTTTAAAAGCAGAGTCATTTCAAACATCTCATGATTCAAATGCAATGAACCATTTTGCACATTTCAGGTTAAAGAGGTTTGGAATTAACCATTTGGTGTGAAAGAGTAGTATATAATAACCAGCTCTGCACACATGTCTTTCAAGGCTTAAACCCTTTAAAATGGACCACAGACATATAACTTCCCAGTAACATCAACTAGACTTAGAAAGGAAAAAGGTTTGTATTTTTCTCTCAGAAAAATCAGTGGAATGGTTTTTTGTGACCACTTGTATTGTAAAGTAATTATATATTCCATTACCTTGGGTCAAATCTGTTAACAATGTACCCCAGTCTTTTCAAATGACTGAACacctgaaaaacaaaagaaaacaaatacattatacaGTTAACCACAAACAGAGCTGCATGATACCATTTAGATGTATAGTGCACCTTGAATAAAAACTGTCTTTCAGACTCTTGTGCCATACCTGGTACTGCTGCAAATTGACAGTGTCTTTGCCGAGTAGTAGTTCATACCCTTCCTGAACAGAGAGAGGTAGATCGCGGTAAAACACCTGCACGGTCCCCTgagaaaaacaggaaacaatAACTTTGTGTatgcattaaattatatattatatgtatttttaaagaaatatcaTAGAAGATTGTTAAAATGACTCATGCTTTGTAAAGTCCGGTCattgagaagcaaacaaaacaacggGAGCAAATTCTTCAGGCAAATATAAACATGAATCTCCTGTGAAAATATTGCCATAATGCACATCAGCTACAGGGAAATCGGATGTGGAAGGTTGCAATagctacacactcacacactccagTAGATATAATGCCTCTTCAGGAAGGAGGAACTGCTTCCCCTGGTCTGAAAACCCCATGGTTTGCCAGAACTTCCCCTAGAAAGTAAATCACAAATTCACATGCGAGTCTGATTCCCTGACAAGCATTCATATGCCCTGAAGTAAAGTGGAAGATAAATTAGACAGCCTATGACATATTCGATTAACCAAAACTGCTATGAGAATGACTTCAATACTCCTGTCAGAATCTAAAATCTGCAGCTATTTGGAGTTTTAGTTCAGTTCATTGATAAAGCTTAGTCATGTTTGCTTGTAGGCTTCTGTTATGATGCCTTGGAAATGAAATACAAGTGCAGTCATTTTAACAGCTATAAAACTGAATTAGCTGTCTTGGTGTCCTTTTAATATTGCATTCAATATCCACACAACATGTTTCCCCTGTCTAAGTTGGGAAACTTCGGACAGAATTTGAACAGGCCTATAGCGTTTACTCTGTCAGATACTTACAGCTGGAGCTTTAAGTTCCACAACATTGTCAGAGGGAATCCATTCTGCTTTCACCAAGCTTCCACTAGGgacacatgcaaaacaaaagtttacaaacagaaAACCACTCAGCTTCAGCCATGGGCCACCTTTCCTGCCTCTGTATAACAACAGCTTATTCCCAGCATCCACTGGGGTGGGTTGGAGTACTAACTACTATGTCCAAATGTGGTCAGTTGGTCTTATGGAATACCTTGATGTcttttacacacacaacactgaatGCATAAAGAAGTGATTGGAGAATTATAAAACCGGCAGGACTGGGGTTCTCCAGGAACAGAGACTTGGCCTCCGCTGAACACGACCCATGCAGTGGAGGCTACATCTGCTGGGAACCCCTTACTCAAACGCTGCCCATGCTCTACTCACAGCCTCTCCACCCTCTCCTCTGAGATCAGGCTCCAGTGCTCTTCCAGGCTCCTCTCCAGACGCTCCTTTTGCTTGTGAGAGGAGTTGGGGAGAAAGTCTTTCTGGCCGCGCACTGGGATCTTGTGGCATCGCGATCGAGCAGCAAACAACTCTGAGGGACTGAACAATAAGAAAGCAGGTTCAAGCCAGAGCTCTCTGATTTACCCCCCCAGCTCCTGATCCCTAACTGTTAACCAAACTACCAGGCATTTCTATAGGTGTGGACTTCAGTCGCCTATAAAAGTCTCAGAGCAAAGCTGTATTACTATTTATCAATGCATTGATAAACTAGACAACCAATTAAGGGAAACATAATCCCTTAAGCAGTATGTAATTAAGAACAGGTTTTGAAGATGAGTCATGATCATAATTAACCAGCTTTACTGGCTTTCCACCCAAGTACAAAAACATAGTTCCTGGTTCAATTTACTTACCAGACAATAGGTTTGTAGAGCATTATTTTagtacaaacaaacaggaagtcaattgggtttctataaataatattattctaTTACTATAAAGTACAATGATGTTTGCCTAATTGCTGATTTTAAATGATCTGAAACGTTGTGCAGGTCTATTACTACGAATCATACTCTTTAT
Coding sequences within it:
- the tsen54 gene encoding tRNA-splicing endonuclease subunit Sen54 isoform X2; protein product: MLCPSELFAARSRCHKIPVRGQKDFLPNSSHKQKERLERSLEEHWSLISEERVERLGSLVKAEWIPSDNVVELKAPAGKFWQTMGFSDQGKQFLLPEEALYLLECGTVQVFYRDLPLSVQEGYELLLGKDTVNLQQYQVFSHLKRLGYIVNRFDPSCVPSLYERQLNLQPQRDKPGRHQLKRKRSPSPNPNPSPSFWLKEEQEVGPGLQEEAWKGGQGVNESRPNEELKSIVQPGQQEGGMSGEHTAEMPIGEEPSPSALGRSWWPGRPLQGTARNRRHSSQQPGPKWDFDQIAFPDLGSSRPLTSLAAPHTNLLPPGILVRACDITPWLRKVNLKEERLSRREQERERKRQYRRSVNADQEVRRCRSWAEYEDLLKRRSQRSRRDRPAHLWKEAVTPLVAPGQATSTGELLEKISVVKPSRLLDGVSQLVDPLGQWKISFDIYQADTVAEFKKRNPGKPYSRMCVCSFEGPVPDLRTLKQLAYQSGDIPVTFAVVDSGDISFYCFKDFQLPTDVCH
- the tsen54 gene encoding tRNA-splicing endonuclease subunit Sen54 isoform X1 → MADSTEAAESTTAGFCAELLSPSELFAARSRCHKIPVRGQKDFLPNSSHKQKERLERSLEEHWSLISEERVERLGSLVKAEWIPSDNVVELKAPAGKFWQTMGFSDQGKQFLLPEEALYLLECGTVQVFYRDLPLSVQEGYELLLGKDTVNLQQYQVFSHLKRLGYIVNRFDPSCVPSLYERQLNLQPQRDKPGRHQLKRKRSPSPNPNPSPSFWLKEEQEVGPGLQEEAWKGGQGVNESRPNEELKSIVQPGQQEGGMSGEHTAEMPIGEEPSPSALGRSWWPGRPLQGTARNRRHSSQQPGPKWDFDQIAFPDLGSSRPLTSLAAPHTNLLPPGILVRACDITPWLRKVNLKEERLSRREQERERKRQYRRSVNADQEVRRCRSWAEYEDLLKRRSQRSRRDRPAHLWKEAVTPLVAPGQATSTGELLEKISVVKPSRLLDGVSQLVDPLGQWKISFDIYQADTVAEFKKRNPGKPYSRMCVCSFEGPVPDLRTLKQLAYQSGDIPVTFAVVDSGDISFYCFKDFQLPTDVCH